In Lolium rigidum isolate FL_2022 chromosome 3, APGP_CSIRO_Lrig_0.1, whole genome shotgun sequence, the genomic window ATTTTTAAGTAACATTGAAATCTCCCAGTCGTTCTGGAGAAGCTGGACCGTCACCTAGCTTCCTGGAAAGCTAGACTCATGAGTAAAGATGGTAGGCTTGAGATGCTAAACACTGTCCTAACCTCTCTGGCAGTCTACATGCTGACTATTAACAAAATGCCAGCTTGGGTAAAGAAGGAGTTTGACAAGCGTTGTCGTGTCTGGTTGTGGGCAGGGAGGCCAACTGTTCTGGAGGTAAATGCAAAGTTAGCTGGAAGAAGGTTTGTCGGCCCAAACACCTTGGTGGACTTGGTATCCACTGCATCGATTCCTTCGGTATGGCGCTTCGCCTTAGATGGATGTGGCAGAAATGGAAACACCAAGACAAACCCTGGGCACACATGACGCTACCCTCCACGCCCAAAGAGCGGGCCTTGTTCGCGGCGGCAACAAAGATTACCATTGGGAATGGCCAAACGGCGAGGTTCTGGACCGATCGATGGCTTAATGGCATGTCACCACAAGACTTAGCCCCGCAACTGTTCAAGATCGCCATCAGGAAAAACAGGACGGTCAAAGAGGCGCTAACAAATGGGAAGTGGCTGCAGGATCTACGCTTCGCCCTCGACGAAAGCCACTCCACGGAACTTCTTCGTCTCGAAGTCCTCATCAGTGATATTCATCTGTCGGACGACAGGGACGAAATCATTTGGACCTTCGGGAACAAGAACCACTACACTACGAAATCCGCCTACAAACTACAATTTCTCGGTGCGGTTGGAACTGACTTTAGGAAAACCATTTGGAATGGATGGGCACCGGCTAGATGCAAGTTCTTCGTTTGGTCCCTAATGTTGGATAGTGTCCCAACAGCCGACAAACTGCTGCTACGCCATTGCGACAATGAATACTTCTGCCCCTTATGCCGCCGTAATCTAGAAACTGCTGAACATCTGCTCTTTGACTGTCCATTCAGCTTGAAGGTCTGGTCCCATGTTGCCTCTTGCCTGAATGTACAGATTCTTGCTTCGGAGGCGTGGCATTTGGAGCAGCATAACGTCAAATCCTGGCACAAGAAGATGGTGGGTGACCAACCCAAAGACACGAGAAGGATTACTTTCCCACTAATCAGCTTGATCTTCTGGGAGATTTGAAAGGAGCGAAACCGCCGTATTTTCAACAAACAAGATCTGCCGGTACACACGCTCATTTCAAGAATTATGGAGGAAATCGATGTTTGGAGGTTAGCAGGAGTTCCCATTCCTTTGGTAGTGCGAACTAGTGGGGCACCTTTCGACCCCGGCTGATTGCTTAGCCTCTCTCTTTTACAAAAGTGTCGTCTTTAGGCCTTCTTTTCCTGTAACCTCAAACTCCTTCTAATGCAATGAACGCTCTCCTGctgttatttaaaaaaaaaaacttgcagtCGTTCACTCCCCCGTTTTTCTCGTTTTTTCCCATCTCGTCACTCATCCAAGATAAGCTGAGCTGAGCTGAGCTGAGGTGACCCCAtgcccgccgcggccgccgtccAGCTCGCGCCGCTTCCCACTCGCGCACAGCCCCACTCAACCAACCCTCCTCCGCCACCGGTAAAGCCCACCGCCGCGTCCCTTCCGCAATGGAACGCGCTCCTCGCGGGCCACTCCCGCGCCGGCCGCCACGCCGACGCGCTGGCCCTCCTACCGccgctcctcgccgcctccgAGGGCCTCGCCCCGGACAGGTTCACGCTCCCTCCCGCCGCCAAGTCCTGCGGCTTCCTCCGAGACGGCGCGGCCACGGGGCGCCAGGTCCACGCGCTCGCCGCCAAGCTCGGCCTGGCCAGCGACGACCCCTTCGTCGCCAACTCTCTCGTCTCGATGTACGGCCGGTGCGGCCGCGCCGAGGAAGCCAAGAAGGTGTTCGACGGGATTCCGAACGCGTCCAGGAACCTCGTCTCCTGGAACGCGCTCATGGCGGCGCTCTCGGACAACCCGCGCCGAGCCATCGAGGTGTTCCGGGACTTCCTGGTCGATCTTTCTGAGGCGGCGCCGGACGAGGCCACGCTGGTGACGGTGCTCCCGATGTGCGCCGCGCTCGGGTGTCCGGGGACAGGCAGGGCGGTGCACGGCCTCGCGGTCAAGTCTGGGTGGGCCGCGGCTGCGCGCGTGAGCAACGTGCTCGTCGATATGTACGCCAAGTGCGGCGAGCTCGCCAACGCCGAGCGCGCGTTCCTCCAGGCTTCCGAGAGCAACGTCGTGTCCTGGAATGTGATGCTCGGCGGGTACGCGAGGAACGGCGAGGCGGGCGCTGCGTTTGCGCTGCTGCGTCAGATGCAGCAGACGGAGGAACGCGGCGTGCCAGCCGATGAGATCACCGTGCTGAGCGTCCTGCCGGCCTGCTCAGGGCCGCCGGAGCTGGCCAAGCTGAGGGAGCTGCATGCCTTTACCATCCGTAGAGGTCTGGACTGGACCAGCGGCAATGACATGGTGCCGAATGCTCTGATGGCAGCCTATGGGAGATGTGGATGCTTGCTCCATGCCAGCCATCTCTTTACTAGCATCCGGAGCAAGACGGTGAGCTCATGGAACACGCTGATCGGCGCCCACGCCCAGAACGGCGAGATGAACACCGCGATCGAGCTGTTCCTTCAGATGGCTAGGGATTGTGGACTGAAGCCTGACTGGTTTAGCATTGGGAGCTTGCTCTTGGCATGTGGCAACCTGAAGCATTTGCTCCATTGCAAGGCCACCCATGGGTTCATCCTCAGGAATGGACTGGAgagggattccttcatccggtccTCGCTCCTCTCGGCATACATCCAATGCGGGACGGTGTCTTTGGCTCGGTTGCTCTTCGATGATGAAGCGGTGGAGAACGATGAGGTGTCATGGAACACCATGATTGCTGGTTACTCACAGAATGGACTACCCAGTGAAGCACTCCAGCTCTTCAGGGAGATGCAATCCAATGTAGGAAGAGGACACCGGCCATTACTGATATCAGCAACAAGCGCCTTGATGGCTTGCTCAGAACTAACAGCTGTTCGATTAGGGAAGGAGATGCACTGTTTCGCCCTGAAAGCCAATTACTGCGAGGACTCGTTCTTATCAAGCTCACTGATAGACATGTACTCAAAGTGTGGATTCGTGGAGGACGCCAGGGTGTTCTTCGACCGGTTGGAGGTGAAAGGCGATGTCTCGTGGACGGCGATGATCACCGGATATGCCGTCAATGGTGCTGGGAAGGAAGCTGTTCAGCTGTATGACAAGATGAGGAGGGAGGGGGTAGAACCTGATGAATTCACCTACCTTGGCCTACTGGTGGCGTGTGGCCATGCCGGAATGTTGGAGGAGGGGCTACATTTCTTCGAGGAGATGAGAAACCATTGTGAAACAGAGGCCAAGCTAGAACACTATGCCTGCGTTGTCAGCATGCTGAGCCGAGGAGGGCGCTTTGCCGATGCCGTGGCGCTCATGGAGGAGATGCCGGAGGAGCCCGACGCCAAGGTACTGAGCTCGGTGCTCTCTGCCTGCCACATACATGGAGAGGTTGAGCTGGGAAGGGAGATTGCTGAGAGGCTGCTTGAGCTGGAACCGGACAAGGCCGAGCACTATGTCCTCGCCTCCAACATGTACGCCGGAACTGGCCAGTGGGATGATATGAGGAAGGTGAGGAAGATGCTCAGGGACGCTGGCGTCGCCAAGGAGCCGGGTTGTAGCTGGATCGACGTCGCGGGCAAGGTGTACAGCTTCGTTGTCGGAGAGAACTCGCTCCCTGAGATGGACGAGGTAAGGAGGATGTGCCACGGCCTCGAACAGAGGATCCGCAAGATCGGATACGTTCCCGACACCACGGTTGTGCTCCacgagctggaggaggaagaaaaggTGGAGGCACTGCGATGGCACAGCGAGAAGCAGGCCATTGCATTCGGGCTGCTGAGGACAGCCGGGCCGGTGAAGGTGAGGGTGTTCAAGAACATCAGGATGTGCAAGGACTGCCACAATGCAGCTAAGCTGATCTCCAAGGTAGTAGAGAGGGAGATTGTGGTTCGGGACAAGAAGAGGTTTCATCATTTCAGGGACGGGATATGTTCCTGTGGCGACTACTGGTGACTAGAATGGAATGAAAGTTGAATCACCGTCCAAAAGTTTTAGAGAAAGATGTTTCCAAACCATCAAAAATGGAACCTGGGAAGAAATTGTGCTAGTGAACATAATTTTTCCATTTGGAACCTAGAACTTGTACATAATAGTGAAGTTGCAGTTCAGGACCATGCTAATAGAAGAGATGCGATCAAATTAACCTTaaacaaaattatttttgttCACCCTACACATTTACAGTTAGCCCAGTACAAATCTATGAATCAGGGAGAGTTGTCAGGAAgttctcagagcatctccactcgtttgccctccccacgccgaaaaccggggaaatttacgtccggattggacgtaaatttgaCGTGGGGAGGAGttgtttcccagccgcgtcctcAGGCGAAAGCGACGATGTAAATTTGAAAAActtaaacttgacaaactacggctaaaaacgggcgaatttagactaaatttaatgatatttactatatagagggcgaagttcatacatagaagccgaattcgactatatttcgaattcggctaggggaatacaacttAAATTATAAAACACGGCGTTCTACATGCCCAAATGgcagtagaacaccgtgtagtcaccgccgtcgtcgccatcgtcatcCGAGCCGTcgtcgaactgcggcggcgcggcctggctgctgccctggccggcgtctccccaccgaggcggcgatggcttgtaccattcgtcgttcgaggcttcgaggtcgacgacggggacgacgacgccggatggaggtgttgcAGGCCGGCGGAAGCGAGCGAAGTCGTCggtggcggttggagcggcggcgcgggcggcgagcttGTGCGCGGCGGCTAGGTccatcagccgccgctgctgctccgcctcctcgcgctcccagtcgcgcctcgaccactccagggcggcgtcctcggggagggcgttgtcggcgggcaccaggtcgttGAGCGACCTGGTGATCGCCTCCACAACGGCCgcttcctccgcgcgcttcgcctcctcctcggcgagcttgtttgcggcggcgttggcggcggcagcgacgtCCTCCTTCGCCGGcttcctcttccgcccacgctgcggggaggagggctcgcggatgacgagggcgccgctgcgccctctggtcggcggtggtggagacgccggctccttcttgacgcgcaccggcatcGACGGAGACGTCGCCTCCCTTTTCACCGGCGGCAAGGAcggcctcggcgccgatccggaagacgacgagctggcagccatgcgccgtggctgccagacgttcccccggcggcggctcgccgatgccctcgatgcagggggcatcgtgagcaccaggaagtttccgccctcgatgtgctcgaggacgttcgccagcgtcctatccggcgcgctccaccaccgtcgtcgtcccgcggcgttgttgcgcgcaggcggaggcggcgggccgtcgtaggccgccagctcccgctcccaccgccggaggaagtatgagttccaccgcgtgtagttctcggggtggtggcgcgggtcggcgcgctcctcgtccgtcatCTTGAGCCGctcctcctcgatggcggcgtcgagggcggcgccccgaggcggcggcgggattggtacgccgccacggcttagccgccacccgccgccgggaggcctcgtgtccggcgggcaggggtaccccgcctggtggaggaggtgccctcccaccggtggagcgaccggcgggggaagccattggaggctgcgccgtcgtcgtcggagaacgcCATCTTCGTTGGAGGTGGACGGTGAGTGGAGGGAGaatggaggaagagtggagcagaggcgtcgcggcgagcggagtggCCTTAAATaggcgcggcgggcgcggcgagcgccggcgattaatgccgcgtggaagacgatgcgtgcgcggatgacgatacgacgacattaactcgccgcgtggaagctacgcgtccggcgaatgctgaccggcggcaggcttttacagcgcgcggaagacgatgcgatgaggacgacgaccggtgtctctcgccgacaagttgaggccaccagacgcgcgggaagtttcctcgccgtttcgcgcgcttttctttcgtccggagtccccgagagctccccggggggccggggatggcgtgggatcgccggatgaatttaggcccaaatccggacgaaatcgagaaaccggggacgcgactgggccaaatttcaccgtccggatggaaaaaacgtcgttcgGAGGCCTAGtcagggagacgagtggagatgctctcactacCAGGTAGCAATTACACTAGCATACAAGCATCTACGTAAAGGCAGGCAAAGCAAACACACTTGCAGACTACAGAAATACAGAATATCATTATTGGACCGAGCATGCCTCACAAAAAAAAGTTGCGCCGGCTCAGCCTCAATGCAATGCTGCGTTGGATAATTTGCCGCTGTTATGTTTATGGACACCATCTCGTCCTAATTCTGTCGTCACTTCATCGGAATAGCCACGACGGTAGGAAACCAGATGATCTTCAACTCATCTTGCAGGCGACATGAGCCCCAGTCCCAGATTGATATTGGTCCAATGATTCGGATCTAATAAAGAATAAAGAAATTCGGAAGCCAGCAGAAGGCGGTAGCTTACATGATCCGCTATAAAATACCAGTAAAATTGCCAAAAGCCATAAGCAGTCTATCGACTAGTTAAATGGAGTGTAGTTTGTAGTCTCAAAGATCAAGGCGGATTGGGAGTTCATGACCTGaaagtcaagaattcagctctgctgggtaaatggctttttaagctttttactgaggatgggatttggcaaactattcttcatggaaagtatattggctcgaaggcgctatcccaagtggtttggaaacctggggattctc contains:
- the LOC124700918 gene encoding pentatricopeptide repeat-containing protein At1g18485-like translates to MPAAAAVQLAPLPTRAQPHSTNPPPPPVKPTAASLPQWNALLAGHSRAGRHADALALLPPLLAASEGLAPDRFTLPPAAKSCGFLRDGAATGRQVHALAAKLGLASDDPFVANSLVSMYGRCGRAEEAKKVFDGIPNASRNLVSWNALMAALSDNPRRAIEVFRDFLVDLSEAAPDEATLVTVLPMCAALGCPGTGRAVHGLAVKSGWAAAARVSNVLVDMYAKCGELANAERAFLQASESNVVSWNVMLGGYARNGEAGAAFALLRQMQQTEERGVPADEITVLSVLPACSGPPELAKLRELHAFTIRRGLDWTSGNDMVPNALMAAYGRCGCLLHASHLFTSIRSKTVSSWNTLIGAHAQNGEMNTAIELFLQMARDCGLKPDWFSIGSLLLACGNLKHLLHCKATHGFILRNGLERDSFIRSSLLSAYIQCGTVSLARLLFDDEAVENDEVSWNTMIAGYSQNGLPSEALQLFREMQSNVGRGHRPLLISATSALMACSELTAVRLGKEMHCFALKANYCEDSFLSSSLIDMYSKCGFVEDARVFFDRLEVKGDVSWTAMITGYAVNGAGKEAVQLYDKMRREGVEPDEFTYLGLLVACGHAGMLEEGLHFFEEMRNHCETEAKLEHYACVVSMLSRGGRFADAVALMEEMPEEPDAKVLSSVLSACHIHGEVELGREIAERLLELEPDKAEHYVLASNMYAGTGQWDDMRKVRKMLRDAGVAKEPGCSWIDVAGKVYSFVVGENSLPEMDEVRRMCHGLEQRIRKIGYVPDTTVVLHELEEEEKVEALRWHSEKQAIAFGLLRTAGPVKVRVFKNIRMCKDCHNAAKLISKVVEREIVVRDKKRFHHFRDGICSCGDYW